A section of the Chitinophagales bacterium genome encodes:
- a CDS encoding nitrous oxide reductase accessory protein NosL, with translation MENKISLISKALLVVAAVALVISLFVPIWSISLDAPQYPEGLGLQIWANKLAGDVDIINGLNHYIGMKTLHTDDFIEFKVLPYIIGIYAALFVFTAIIARKKMLYTILALFVLFGVLAMVDFWKWEYDYGHNLDPNAAIKVPGMAYQPPLIGFKQLLNFGAYSIPALGGWLFIGAGLLLVIAVLIETKVFSKFKKGGAVAVLVALSLSVVACGSNGPEAINLHKDACANCKMSISEGRFAAEIITQKGRVYKFDDVSCLNGYVANQNTKDIAKYYVGNFLAENELIDATQAWYVQSEEIASPMGGGTAAFSAKTDAEKLAAEHQTTVKSWADITASSSQHSGHHH, from the coding sequence ATGGAAAACAAAATATCACTTATCTCAAAAGCTTTGCTGGTAGTTGCAGCAGTAGCATTAGTTATATCACTCTTTGTGCCCATTTGGAGCATTTCATTAGATGCTCCACAATATCCGGAAGGTTTAGGGCTGCAAATTTGGGCAAATAAGTTGGCCGGAGATGTAGATATCATAAATGGACTAAACCACTATATCGGCATGAAAACATTGCATACCGATGATTTTATAGAGTTTAAAGTGCTACCATACATTATTGGCATTTATGCAGCATTATTTGTGTTTACAGCTATTATAGCCCGTAAAAAAATGCTGTACACAATATTGGCACTATTTGTACTCTTTGGGGTATTAGCAATGGTAGATTTTTGGAAATGGGAATACGATTATGGGCACAACCTCGATCCAAATGCAGCCATTAAAGTACCCGGCATGGCATACCAACCACCACTAATAGGCTTTAAGCAATTATTGAACTTTGGTGCATATTCAATTCCGGCTTTAGGAGGTTGGTTGTTTATAGGAGCAGGTCTGTTACTTGTAATTGCCGTACTTATTGAAACTAAAGTGTTTTCAAAATTCAAAAAAGGAGGAGCAGTTGCAGTTTTAGTAGCATTATCTCTTTCTGTAGTTGCTTGCGGAAGCAATGGGCCGGAGGCAATAAACCTTCACAAAGATGCCTGTGCCAATTGTAAAATGTCTATTTCCGAAGGGCGTTTTGCCGCAGAAATTATTACTCAAAAAGGCAGAGTATATAAGTTTGATGATGTAAGTTGTTTGAATGGTTATGTAGCTAATCAAAATACAAAAGATATTGCAAAGTACTATGTAGGTAATTTTTTGGCAGAAAACGAATTGATAGATGCCACACAGGCGTGGTATGTACAAAGCGAGGAAATTGCAAGCCCAATGGGCGGAGGTACTGCGGCATTTTCTGCAAAAACCGATGCCGAAAAGTTGGCTGCCGAACATCAAACCACAGTAAAGAGTTGGGCAGATATAACCGCATCTTCTTCACAACATTCAGGGCACCATCACTAG
- a CDS encoding nitrous oxide reductase family maturation protein NosD, whose product MKHAVWFLMYCSILLNAAHAAVIAVGKGVQHSTIKAALAAAGSGDTVLVHSGTYKEGNLVIDKPLALIGVGRPILDGELKYEIISVKSSHVLIKGLHLQNCGRMVMSDPGAIKAYDVEYVVVEDNTLLNNYFGVYFQYSKHCIVKNNRITASQKVESQSANGVHLWKCDSMQIIGNKVHGHRDGIYLEFVTASVVWRNVAHYNLRYGLHFMFSHSCAYITNYFKQNGAGVAVMFTKRVIMINNTFEESWGDAAYGVLFKELSDCYLSGNKFYKNTTGIFFDGTNRITAEHNVFKGNGWGMRIQANCVDNKVERNNFVGNTFDITTNGTLTLNHFSENYWDKYEGYDLNKDKIGDVPYRPLSLYSVIVEKNPPAMLLYRSFMISLLDKSERILPSLTPENFIDNKPRMVPYTL is encoded by the coding sequence ATGAAACATGCAGTATGGTTCTTGATGTATTGTAGCATCCTGCTAAATGCAGCACATGCTGCTGTAATTGCAGTGGGTAAAGGAGTACAGCACAGTACCATAAAAGCAGCATTAGCGGCAGCCGGCAGTGGCGATACGGTTCTTGTTCATTCCGGTACGTACAAAGAAGGTAATCTTGTTATAGACAAGCCGCTTGCTTTAATTGGAGTTGGCAGGCCTATACTGGATGGCGAATTGAAGTATGAAATTATTTCAGTAAAAAGCAGCCATGTTCTCATAAAAGGATTGCACCTTCAAAATTGTGGCAGAATGGTAATGAGCGATCCGGGCGCAATTAAAGCATACGATGTGGAATACGTGGTTGTAGAAGACAACACGCTGCTCAATAATTATTTTGGCGTTTACTTTCAATACTCCAAACATTGTATTGTGAAGAATAACCGCATTACGGCTTCACAAAAAGTAGAAAGCCAATCTGCCAATGGTGTGCATCTTTGGAAGTGCGACAGTATGCAAATTATTGGAAACAAAGTACACGGGCACAGAGATGGCATATACCTTGAGTTTGTTACCGCATCTGTGGTTTGGCGAAATGTGGCACACTACAATTTGCGCTACGGCTTGCACTTTATGTTTTCGCACAGTTGCGCCTATATTACCAATTACTTTAAGCAAAATGGGGCAGGAGTGGCTGTTATGTTTACTAAAAGGGTAATAATGATAAACAATACATTTGAAGAAAGTTGGGGCGATGCGGCTTATGGCGTATTGTTTAAAGAACTTTCAGATTGCTATCTTTCTGGAAATAAATTCTATAAAAACACTACTGGAATTTTCTTTGATGGGACGAATAGAATAACCGCAGAACACAATGTGTTTAAGGGGAACGGATGGGGAATGCGCATTCAGGCAAACTGTGTAGATAATAAAGTAGAGCGCAATAATTTTGTTGGAAATACTTTTGATATAACTACCAATGGCACACTTACACTCAATCATTTTTCCGAAAATTATTGGGATAAATACGAAGGCTACGATTTGAATAAAGATAAGATTGGCGATGTGCCATATCGCCCATTAAGTTTGTATTCCGTAATTGTAGAGAAAAACCCGCCAGCCATGCTGTTGTATCGAAGTTTCATGATAAGTCTTTTAGATAAATCAGAACGCATACTACCATCGCTTACACCCGAAAATTTTATTGACAACAAGCCTCGAATGGTACCTTATACATTATGA
- a CDS encoding multidrug efflux SMR transporter yields the protein MAHWVTLIIAGLFETAFAACLGKAKSASGAAAFYWYAGFLICLTISMVLLVKASKHLPIGTAYAVWTGIGAVGTAIVGMVFFKESADFWRVFFLATLIGSIIGLKAVSE from the coding sequence ATGGCTCATTGGGTTACACTAATTATTGCAGGCTTGTTTGAAACTGCCTTTGCTGCATGCCTCGGCAAAGCCAAGTCTGCATCGGGTGCTGCTGCGTTTTATTGGTATGCCGGATTTTTAATTTGCCTCACCATTAGCATGGTATTGCTGGTAAAAGCAAGTAAGCATTTACCCATTGGCACAGCCTATGCCGTTTGGACCGGTATTGGAGCCGTAGGAACCGCCATAGTTGGAATGGTATTTTTTAAAGAATCGGCAGATTTTTGGCGCGTATTCTTTTTAGCTACATTGATTGGTTCAATTATTGGATTAAAAGCCGTATCGGAGTGA
- a CDS encoding ABC transporter ATP-binding protein produces MIEIKNLTKHFGKLRALDNLNLSLKAGECIALIGPNGCGKTTLIKSILGMVIPEKGDIIFDGKNIKNDNNYRQHIGYMPQIGRYPENMSIGQVLEMIKSIRKVEANLDSDLYEQFELAKMLPKKMRTLSGGTTQKVSATLAFMFRTKVLILDEPTAGLDPIASEILKQKIIDAKNRGCLILITSHLLSELEDVVSQVIFMQEGRLILHKDVTALKADTQQETIAKSILHLLKSSAI; encoded by the coding sequence ATGATTGAAATTAAAAACCTAACCAAACATTTCGGGAAATTACGAGCCTTAGATAATTTAAATCTAAGTTTGAAAGCCGGAGAATGTATTGCGCTTATTGGTCCAAACGGCTGTGGTAAAACCACACTCATTAAATCTATCTTGGGAATGGTAATTCCCGAAAAAGGTGATATTATTTTTGATGGAAAGAACATTAAAAACGATAATAATTACCGCCAGCATATTGGCTATATGCCACAAATTGGTCGCTACCCGGAAAACATGTCTATTGGGCAGGTATTGGAAATGATTAAAAGCATCCGCAAAGTTGAAGCTAATTTAGATAGCGATCTTTATGAGCAATTTGAGTTGGCTAAAATGCTGCCTAAAAAGATGCGCACGCTCAGCGGAGGAACTACCCAAAAAGTAAGTGCTACGCTTGCTTTTATGTTTCGTACAAAGGTGCTTATTTTAGATGAGCCAACAGCGGGTTTAGATCCTATTGCTTCTGAAATTTTAAAGCAAAAAATTATTGACGCAAAAAATAGAGGCTGCCTTATTCTTATTACATCGCACCTGCTTAGTGAATTAGAGGATGTAGTGAGCCAAGTGATTTTTATGCAAGAGGGTAGATTGATTTTGCATAAAGATGTAACAGCGCTTAAAGCCGATACACAGCAAGAAACCATTGCCAAGTCTATTCTTCACCTACTAAAATCGAGTGCTATATGA
- a CDS encoding ABC transporter permease subunit encodes MMKVLKYVAIDILKNKIVIAYTIMLALFSWSAFSLEDNTAKGLLTVLNIVLLTVPLVSVLFSTIYVYNSSEFIELLVSQPIKRSKIWIALFIGLSLSMAAAYLLGTGIPLLLFADLGTALIMIAAGIMLTVIFVSVAFLCSILTRDKAKGIGLSIMLWLYFALLFDGLVLFLFLQFADYPIEKIVVGLSALSPVDLCRILILMRLDVSAMLGFTGAVFQNYFGNSWGMLLSFGLLSTWIAVPFAISLRKFNKNDL; translated from the coding sequence ATGATGAAGGTTTTGAAATATGTGGCCATAGATATATTAAAAAACAAGATTGTAATTGCATATACCATTATGCTGGCGCTGTTTTCGTGGAGCGCATTTAGTTTGGAAGACAATACTGCCAAGGGTTTACTTACGGTATTAAACATAGTGTTGCTTACTGTGCCGCTGGTGTCGGTATTGTTTTCAACTATATATGTATATAACAGCAGTGAGTTTATAGAATTGCTGGTGAGCCAGCCTATAAAGCGCAGTAAAATTTGGATAGCATTGTTTATTGGCTTATCGCTAAGTATGGCGGCTGCTTATTTGCTTGGAACGGGCATACCGCTGTTGCTATTTGCCGATTTGGGTACTGCACTTATTATGATTGCTGCGGGTATTATGCTTACCGTAATTTTTGTGTCGGTAGCATTTTTGTGCAGCATACTTACCAGAGATAAAGCTAAGGGAATTGGCTTGTCTATTATGTTGTGGTTATACTTTGCATTGCTGTTCGATGGGTTAGTATTGTTTTTATTCCTACAGTTTGCAGATTATCCAATTGAAAAAATAGTGGTGGGGCTGAGTGCATTAAGTCCGGTAGATTTGTGTCGAATTTTAATTTTAATGCGCTTAGATGTTTCAGCCATGCTGGGATTCACGGGTGCTGTTTTTCAAAACTATTTTGGTAATAGTTGGGGAATGCTGCTTTCTTTCGGACTACTTTCTACATGGATTGCGGTGCCATTTGCTATATCGCTGCGCAAATTCAATAAGAACGATTTATAG